In Citrus sinensis cultivar Valencia sweet orange chromosome 3, DVS_A1.0, whole genome shotgun sequence, the sequence gagtagcagcttcttgcgatcctctggtctcctcgtaccactccTACTACCCCGTTCACCCGGTACTTCAGAgccagataatggttggacaacaccgctttgctcatccttaaaaacggccgacctaggatcatctggtaaggactTTCTTCATCCACTACGACAAAGTCCAGTATCATTGTTCTTTCGGTCGGGGAGCTCCCAATTGTGATAGGCAGCTCGACCACGCCCAGAGGGACCAGCTTCCCTCCTCCGAATCCCTTCAATGAGGTATTGGTGTATTCCAACTTCCGGTCGGCTATTCCCATCTCTTCCAGGGTTGACTTAAATAACACATCAACTGAGCTCCCCGTATCAATCAGTATCCGatcaaacttcttgctagcgacagtagccttgatgactaaagcatcctcgtgggggtatagaatcccttcctcatcctcatccgtccacatgatcggcacttgcctgacccttgctcgtttggctgctggggtgCTGAAGAGTACCTCTTTACTTGTCATGGCGTACctagcataattttttctcgatCGGTTGGAATCTCCGGCCAATGTTGGGCCCCCAGCTATCATCCTTACTGCGGGCTGCTCGCGCCTCAAGTTTCTACCATTCTGCTCCCCTTCACCTGTTGTGGCCACCATCGGGAAGGTCCCATCTATAAACTCGTCCAGgtaccgatttctcaccaaatcttcgacctgggtcttgagatctctaCACTCTGCCGTGGTATGGCCATGagtgccatggaacttacaataacgtcctctatccctcctgttgggttgctttgttattggtgtagggaggtgcagcagccctcgatcctttatggcctcgtacactTCATCCAGGGACATCTTCAAGGAAGTGTACCGCCCATAGTCCGGGTTCTGGTCGATCAGGTGCACTGCTCTTTCTTTGTTTGCCCCGCTCTGAGTTGGGGGCGGTGGAAGTACTTCTGGTCTGCTCGCTCTGCTATCGTGGGGAATACCACCAGATGCCGACTCATGccttctccaaggctccctagttggggaacgaggaggttccgccctgctgcgctgatactgtggtggcctctgatgaggctggtaagcaGTTACCCGACCCCCTGCTCCACCACCGGAGGCCTGGTGGTCCCTCctcctgatcggcccattccccggtaatgctttcttctctttcctccccAACCCTTCTAACTGGTCTGTCCTAATCCGTGCAGCCTTCTCCTCTTCAATCTCGATGTCTCTCTTAGCCTGTTCGTATGCGGCTGCATACGTTTGAATCGCtgggcttctcaaattgtaccaCAGCCTTTCTATCTTCACCCCTTCCTTCAATCCCCTTAATGCCTGAGGGTGCTTGAAGGCCCCCAAGTCGAGGACAGcccgatgaaacctcttgatgaattcccgaagggtttcttgctccccctgtttcatcagctccatcatgtcatcttccggtgccattgccccactaaactgctccgcgaattcctggcacatctgctcgaaggttttaatgctgccccgaggaagtttcctgtaccattctcgtgcacgtccctcaagggagagtgggaacaccctgcacctttgggatTGAGATAATCCTTGCACCCCGGTTATGTCGTTGAAGCTCTCTATGTGCATCAGCGGGTCAGTTCTTCCCGAGTATCTGAGGTCTGGGAGGCGGAAATCTCTCGGAATaactgccctcatgatctctgctgcgagcggtgattctccgtccagcattatcctccaaccaggggCTCTGTTCTTTCCTTGCATGTCGTCAATTATCTGCGCTAGTCTGCGCACTTCCTCCTCTAGCTGCACTGCACGACCAGGGTCATGTGCTGCAACTTGATCTCGCTCTTGCTCTACATCATGCACGTGTTGCCTCAACtctgtttcctctgcattcACCACCCCGTCGTCCTCATCACCGGTCTGTCTTGCCGGGGACTGCTCTCgttctctatgaaattctcccCGCAGAGGTACGTTACCCCTCTCACCACCAAATCTCCCGGTGGTTTAACTTCTCCCCGCACTATCCGGACCTGGTGCCACTTCACTGCCTCTCACCCTTCCCTCTTGGGTTACCCCTCGCTCGCTCCGCAGCTCATGCAGAATGGTTGTCAGGGtttccatctgcttttccatccgttccatccggtcgaacatgaCTTTTTCCCGTGCCTCACTGACTATCTCCCTCAAcgtcacggaatcgttaagcctcCTATCCCCCCCTTGTGCACTACTTCCTCCTGTCTCCATCGCTTTTCACTTGCTTCACCCCTCTCCTTGCTatcaacagaagctttttgctcacttccccacagacggcgccaaaatgttgatgcgggattccggttctcctcgttctacgaccaggattCTTGCCCGATCAACTTCTtcacgaccaggaggtctTCTCGTGAGGCTTCTTCTCCggaggttcctgcgcacacagacaagtcagagtacgccggttgttttcccggcgcaaaccctccgacgctcaagtcagatatgaaggttcagGGAACGCTCGCCCCAGATCTTCTGGCTTTTCTCgtggttttctcttcttttgaatttctttttttaatctcaaaaatgctaacccttttaccttcgttggctacctttttataggcttccccTGAATCCCAGTCTTCCGCTTTTTTCGAGACAGTATGGGACTctgactgctgcgttatgggcaaacgcgggatcttgcgtgttacgccacagttctggggaaagcgtggctgtcgtggttctctgagatcttgcgtgttacgccacggttctggggaaagcgtggccgtcgtgcctagattctcgggctggggAGCctgtcttgccaactgccgtcgaccgggtctcctcgcctctcgacctcgagccggaatggccttatgcctcttacaggaaattggcctcgcggatgacgtgctcgtggatgagcaggatatttctgctcctgttccccCGCGCACCAGGCTTTTACGGGACAtaccggttcgcagaactctgccatcagatatctgctcaccatgcctggtctcgtcgacgtatttctcccaaacaAATCATATCagcaataattaataattatatcatctGAGATTCTAATTGTGCATCAAAATTCTGCGGACCAGATCAATGGGCACATACTTTTAGCAACGACGGTTACACATTTTATAAGATTAaactaatcaaattttttaacataaataatggTTTCATGGAGCTTCTTATGCATGTTAGCATTAAATGTTGTGACAAACTACTCTTAGGAAATTGTAAGCAGATGCATTCCAAGTAATTCTACCATGCTTTTCTCTCTATATGAATTCCCTTCCAATGCATTTACGTAACAACAAATGAATCTAACGTTAGtaatgattcaataaatgGGCTGTGTTTAGTATTTAATATAAtgattatacttttttttgtattaaatcATTTGATATCTGAAGACCATATGGGTTCTTAACTAATTCAGATTTGAGCTGGGCAGGACAATTAGGGCGATAAAATTCTCCTAATAAGTATTTAACGCATCTGTATTCCCAAGTCTTGAATCGAGAATTTTAGTTAAGTTAGAATAAATCACATGTCAGTTGATCTATGCGcttattgattgaatttttttttaatacaatataatgaaAGGACGTATAAGCTAGTAGCCAgttcccattttctttttttccccgtTGAAAATTTGactaatttgattaaatctaaCTTCGCTGGTTGTTGGACCTTGCTATCTGTTTGTTTCGTttccttctttattttttacgATGGTCAACTCCCAAATGACTAATTCAGTCCATAAatcgtaaaaataaaaaagagaacaTCAGGCGACCATGCATCTGACCTTTCACATGTCATATGCATCATGCATCAGTAAGCTAAtcgatttattttaaaaaaaaattcctacCAATCTCTCTACCCACATGGCCATGTCTCGCCAATGAAAGACATCCACGTGGAATCCGTAAGTCACATGGGCTGTCCTTATCCTCGTCAATCCAACGCTCGAGATTTACCCGCAAAATCCACCACACATAAATTTGATCTCAGCCATCCATTCCTGGCCCACAGTTGTGAATACCGTCGGCCGTGCCTGTCCCTCCTTTGTCTCCTTCACCAACAGCACCAAACTACACGGTGCTCCTCGTATGACAGGCAGCCATATCTGTTCTGTCCCATAAACGTACGACTCCCCCCACGCGCTATCTGTCCACGTGCTGTAGGTCTAGATGCAAACTCTAGCTTAGTCGGGACGCGTGAATGAGAAGGCGTGTGGGGTTGATTCTTGTGTGGATGAAATTTATGCACGGTGAGACTAAGTGACCTAGATAACGTCCCTCACTGTCACTGATCATCCCCTATAAAACTCTCTGTGCATGCATCACATCTTTCTCATCAATTAACAGTTTCCAATCtcattcaaaatttgattgagtatacaaaattaaagtatATACATCATAATCCATAAcagaaaattaagaagaaaaaaaaaagtttcagcGAATTTGTTAGTGTAGCAATGGAGAGGTTGTTAAGTTTCGAGAGTGACCATTTGAGGGCAACTGAGCTGCGATTAGGGTTGCCCGGAAGCGACAAGCCTAGTGTTAgacccaaaaataataagcgAGCTTCATCTGAGATTTCTCAGGAGTCTAAGAGCAATTCTTGTGCGTCCAATGCTGGAAACGATGATGAAAGGGACAGTGCCCCTCCTGCCAAGTAAGTAACTGATCTTTTACCTTGCCagtcaagaaagaaattaattagtttctgggtttcaattttatgtgtaattaactttttaaacaTATGATAATTATATGACAGGGTACAAGTGGTGGGTTGGCCTCCGATTCGATCATATCGCAAGAACACGTTGCAAGTACAAGCAAAGACAAGTGAGAGTGAATTATGTCGGGGAATGTACGTTAAAGTAAGCATGGATGGAGCTCCTTATCTGAGAAAGATAGATCTCAAGGTTTACACGTGCTATCCGGAGCTGCTTAATGCCTTGGAAAATATGTTCCAGTTAACAATTGGTGAGCCTCATATTCATCATATGTCatgttgattaatttattgaatagtTTTCATATACTAATTGgtgatgattaattttttgagcGGGAGGCGGGTAGTAGAAAATTCTGATTATTttggttaattattattattatttttttttaattttaattatcagGCAAATACTCAGAGAGGGAAGGCTACAATGGATCTGATTATGCCCCAACATACGAGGATAAAGATGGTGATTGGATGCTCGTTGGCGATGTTCCGTGGGGGTAAGTGTTCTCTTTCACCAAGTTGAATTATTTCtcctgatttttttattttctttttaattttaattaattatatatatatatatatatatgtttttcaCCAAGCTTATcgattttcattttctaattaattgcAGGATGTTTATTACCACTTGCAAGAGACTAAGAATCATGAGAGGATCAGAAGCCAAAGGCTTAGCCTGTGTATGAATGAAATATGAAACCCACCGAGTCAGATATGTAAATTCCTTTACGGTTTCTCCAAGACTTTTATGGATCTATGCggagaattaaaagaaaagaagcacATGTACAGCTCATGAATGTTCGGACTTCGGAAATGCtcactcattttattttgtttccctttcaCGGCGGCCTTTTTGTTAGCCTACTGATAGCTCTTGATCAAAATGTAtgaattgtcaaaaaaaaaaaaaaaaaacatatatattatatataatatatatatactcgAGATCCAAACTGTACATggatgcaattttttttttcctttttcaattatttaggCGGCATGcatcaataatatattaccTCAATTACTAAGGATATCCAATTTTGTTTTAGCGAACTTACATACAATTTGTTAATTGGAgagtataaatatataataaattgcAAAATGTTATCTTTTATATAGTTTCACTCCCTGCACTTTTGTTaatgttttcaaaataaatacataaatgcACGGTGGATGAATGTCTtagtaactcaaatggataaaatcatttctCACGAGATTGTTGGTTTCCTcctattgaaataaatattcatcatttatttcgtactatttttataataaccaATAACCTTCTtagcataaaaaaatttaagggaaacaataagtaaatgagtcatttatttgatatattatcttataaatataaaatatatacttatgctaagaaaaaagtttaaaaataacaaaaagtataagaaaatatcttgttattactttttttattcacaccaaaacctaaattttttatttttaatactttagTTTAcgtttatatgattttttaattaataataaataaaaataaaaatgtatttgaaaataaagataatattgtaCAATTATGGTGTTAGGAGAGTTATtgactattataaaaatatcaaagagATAGGtggtatatattgattttagtaCGGAAACTGACAACCGTCTAATTTCTccacaaaattgaaaacaaaatgcGTTGAGAATTTTCCACTTCCatctataattttcttttttctataatGCCTTTTCAACCGTAGCTAGCAAACTAACAAATATGTTGTCACAATTTTGGATTAATTGTTTCATAAATTTTCTGCCGAGACCTTCTTTGATAAAGTTCATCCACAGACTAGACTGCTCTAAATAAGACTCCTTGAAAGTCTATGAAATCTAGTTAGGAAAACTGCTCCAAAGAATACGCATACCTCCGGACCATATAAGGAGACTTGAACATTTAATCTCAAGAATGAAGTAACACGATGTCAACTACTGAGCTAAGAAGTGCTTGACCATGATATTGGGAACTAAAAAGCCTTAGTTATTAGAAGACCATAAATAACAAATGCGATAATAACTATAAAGTTGTTAGCTATTCATGAAGAAACAATAgcaatattgttttaaattttatctctaATGATACGGCATGTGATGTGCCATTCATTAAGTAGTTAATGacttttcataaattttgagtgaattaattatattatcccACTGAATTATATATGAATGCTACATCATTTGGAATTGAATTTTAGAATGTATAATAcaattctgtttttttttttaatttacccTAACGGCCACCTAATCTCTTTCCTACCTGTGTGAGCGGGTTCAAACTCTAATCCAAGCCCCTTCATTAGTTGTTACTCACAATGATcgattataaattatttactaaaaaattgGTGCAAAATGTCATTATTAATTGATCATTTCCATGACAACTTATCTTATTgtggtaaaaataataatactaacaAATAACTGTGTTTTATAACTAtcattttgacttttgagtgAGGGAAAAGTTACGTCGCTGCATGCTTTATCTGATATATTCCTTGGAAATTAACATAGTTGAAGCAGTATTGCATGATTCAGTAAGAGCTGAACTGGTTTGACGGGCTGTGTAATAACAAACCATCTGAATGAAATTCGGTATTTgtattcttttgatttatttgctTACACGTTTACAAGGAGGTTGTGATATGCATATTCTACAGACATCACAGATATCTATAAAGCAACCAAAAAATTTAAGctagataataataaattattacacAATTTCAATGAGATAAAAATCAGTCAATTGTTAGAGATGGTGTCTTTGTTTCATCAATGGGTGagaatctaaattaaataacaaaagaacaGCTAAATGCTGGAAATTGATTCCAATTAATAACccaaagaagaaatatattttgatatatacaacggtataatataaattgattccGATTAATAACCCATAAAAGTGAAATGATTACAGGTGATTGTTGAGACGATATAAAGCATGTGGGTAAAATTCAGTCTCCAGCATTTCTCAAGCAGTAGCCTTATCCAGCAATGCAAGTGAAGCCAGATCGATTCCAGCTTTTAATGTTGATACTTGAGGCTGAAGTGGGCCATCAAGTAACCGTTTGGGAATGGACCTGCTAATCCAGACTAGGGTCCCAGTGCAAGAATTAGATTCAGTTCAGA encodes:
- the LOC102607547 gene encoding auxin-induced protein 22D-like — its product is MERLLSFESDHLRATELRLGLPGSDKPSVRPKNNKRASSEISQESKSNSCASNAGNDDERDSAPPAKVQVVGWPPIRSYRKNTLQVQAKTSESELCRGMYVKVSMDGAPYLRKIDLKVYTCYPELLNALENMFQLTIGKYSEREGYNGSDYAPTYEDKDGDWMLVGDVPWGMFITTCKRLRIMRGSEAKGLACV
- the LOC127900839 gene encoding uncharacterized protein LOC127900839 → METGGSSAQGGDRRLNDSVTLREIVSEAREKVMFDRMERMEKQMETLTTILHELRSERGVTQEGRVRGSEVAPEETELRQHVHDVEQERDQVAAHDPGRAVQLEEEVRRLAQIIDDMQGKNRAPAAYEQAKRDIEIEEEKAARIRTDQLEGLGRKEKKALPGNGPIRRRDHQASGGGAGGRIPMYEQDKESTAFITNQGLFCYRVMPFGLKNAGATYQRLVNKVFKPLIGKTMEVYVDDMVTKSKIPKEHVRHLEETFELLRKYKMKLNPEKCAFGVESGKFLGFMVSHRGIETNLEKIQAIV